From the genome of Pseudomonas sp. gcc21, one region includes:
- a CDS encoding ribbon-helix-helix domain-containing protein has product MDTVRWNVAVSADTDQSLRMFLASQGGGRKGDLSRFIEEAVQAHILELTAEQAKASNSHLSEAELAEAIDEALQWARER; this is encoded by the coding sequence ATGGATACCGTTCGCTGGAACGTAGCTGTCTCGGCTGACACGGATCAGTCCCTTCGTATGTTTCTGGCCAGCCAAGGCGGCGGTCGGAAGGGTGATCTATCTCGTTTCATCGAGGAGGCAGTGCAAGCACACATACTGGAACTGACTGCGGAGCAAGCTAAGGCCTCGAACTCGCATTTGAGTGAGGCAGAATTGGCCGAGGCGATTGATGAAGCGCTCCAATGGGCACGTGAACGCTGA
- a CDS encoding putative toxin-antitoxin system toxin component, PIN family — protein MRVVLDTNILFSALISPHGAPDTIYRAWRAARFEMVTSQAQLDEIRRASRYPKLQNVLQPAKVGAMINNLQRAVVLERLKIEVEATDPDDSFLLAMALAGEADYLVTGDRRAGLLQRGHIERTRIVTPAVFCLEVL, from the coding sequence ATGCGGGTGGTGTTGGATACAAATATCCTGTTCAGTGCTCTGATTTCTCCCCACGGCGCACCTGATACGATTTATCGCGCCTGGCGAGCGGCGCGATTCGAGATGGTCACCTCGCAGGCGCAGCTCGATGAAATCCGTAGAGCAAGCCGCTACCCCAAGCTCCAGAACGTTCTTCAGCCTGCCAAAGTTGGAGCCATGATTAACAATCTGCAGCGAGCAGTAGTGCTGGAGCGACTGAAAATTGAGGTCGAAGCCACGGATCCAGATGACTCGTTCTTATTGGCCATGGCACTGGCAGGTGAAGCGGATTATCTGGTCACCGGTGATCGGCGCGCAGGCCTGCTGCAACGTGGGCACATCGAACGCACACGGATTGTCACGCCTGCCGTATTCTGTTTGGAAGTGCTTTAA
- the rhuM gene encoding RhuM family protein produces MTTDKQIEIYQIDDNQVEVQLYSDTLWVSQSQMAELFATSTDNISLHLKNIFSEQELDEPATTEDFSVVRQEGKRQVRRSLKHYNLDAIISVGYRVNSTQATRFRQWATRVLRQYLTHGYALSQTRFEKNAPELEQALKLIQKAAQSPELSGDAGRGLVDIVSRYTQTFLWLQRYDEGLLEEPDGESGGKLPSADEAMAALGELKQQLMARGEATALFAQVREAGLAGIFGNLDQSVFGEPAYPTVESKAAHLLYFVVKNHPFADGNKRSGAFLFVDFLHRNGRLLNTSGQPIINDTGLAALTLLVAESDPKQKETLIRLIMNMLSTPTSAAR; encoded by the coding sequence ATGACCACCGACAAGCAGATCGAAATTTACCAGATCGACGACAATCAGGTAGAAGTTCAGTTATACAGCGACACCCTTTGGGTCAGTCAGAGCCAGATGGCTGAACTATTTGCTACCTCGACTGACAACATCAGCCTCCACCTCAAGAACATCTTTAGCGAGCAGGAGCTGGATGAGCCTGCAACTACCGAGGATTTCTCGGTAGTTCGCCAGGAAGGCAAGCGGCAGGTACGTAGAAGTCTCAAGCATTACAACCTCGATGCCATTATCTCAGTGGGCTACCGTGTGAACTCCACCCAGGCCACCCGATTCCGCCAATGGGCTACGCGGGTTCTGCGGCAATACCTGACGCACGGCTACGCATTGAGTCAAACCCGCTTCGAAAAAAATGCCCCCGAACTGGAACAGGCGCTGAAGCTGATTCAGAAAGCCGCACAGAGCCCCGAGCTGAGCGGCGATGCCGGGCGCGGGCTGGTAGACATTGTCTCGCGCTATACCCAGACCTTCCTGTGGTTGCAGCGCTACGATGAGGGCTTATTGGAAGAGCCCGACGGTGAGTCCGGCGGCAAGTTGCCCAGCGCAGATGAAGCGATGGCAGCGCTGGGTGAACTCAAGCAGCAACTGATGGCACGCGGTGAAGCGACGGCCTTGTTCGCCCAGGTGCGCGAAGCTGGACTGGCCGGTATTTTCGGCAACCTGGATCAGAGCGTATTTGGCGAACCGGCCTACCCTACCGTGGAAAGCAAGGCTGCGCATCTGCTCTATTTCGTGGTGAAAAACCACCCCTTCGCCGACGGCAACAAGCGCAGCGGCGCCTTTCTGTTTGTAGACTTTCTGCACCGCAACGGCAGACTACTGAATACCAGCGGCCAGCCGATAATCAACGACACCGGCCTGGCGGCGTTGACACTGCTGGTTGCCGAGTCCGACCCGAAACAGAAAGAAACGCTGATTCGCCTGATCATGAATATGCTGAGCACCCCGACCTCTGCCGCCAGGTAA